Proteins from a genomic interval of Lelliottia amnigena:
- the hha gene encoding hemolysin expression-modulating protein has translation MSDKPLTKTDYLMRLRRCQSLDTLERVIEKNKYELPDHELAVFYSAADHRLAELTMNKLYDKIPVSVWKFVR, from the coding sequence ATGTCTGATAAACCATTAACTAAGACAGATTATTTGATGCGTTTGCGTCGCTGTCAGTCACTCGACACGCTTGAACGTGTTATTGAAAAAAATAAATATGAGCTGCCCGATCATGAACTGGCTGTATTTTATTCAGCCGCAGATCATCGTCTTGCCGAGCTAACCATGAATAAACTGTATGACAAAATCCCGGTGTCTGTATGGAAATTTGTCCGTTAA
- the rpmE2 gene encoding 50S ribosomal protein L31: MKPDIHPHYRTVVFHDTSVDEFFKVGSTIKTDREIELDGQTYPYITLDVSSKSHPYYTGKQKTFSTEGSAARFRQRFSGFINAKRG; the protein is encoded by the coding sequence ATGAAACCTGATATCCATCCGCACTACCGTACCGTCGTTTTTCACGACACCAGCGTTGACGAATTTTTTAAAGTGGGATCGACGATTAAAACCGATCGCGAAATCGAACTCGACGGCCAGACGTATCCGTACATCACTCTCGATGTCTCGTCAAAATCGCACCCGTACTATACCGGGAAGCAGAAAACCTTCTCGACAGAGGGCAGCGCGGCACGTTTCCGCCAGCGCTTTAGCGGCTTTATCAATGCGAAGCGAGGCTAA
- the gabR_2 gene encoding GntR family transcriptional regulator, protein MNISGDDFYALINDVLQRRGADTLQRSLYRGLREAILNGRLLAESRLPGSRIIAEQAGISRNTVNAALEQLTLEGFLHRNRQGTRVAQVGHRDNVQSAQILDITLAQRVARLPAPTSRAMPVPAFTPGTPAIHYFPLPLWRRLYDRVLREEGSALLGYGDPAGEVSLRSAIARHLALSRGIDCDASQIVITEGALEGVNLCTQLLSETGDIAWIEDPGYAGAKSAFAKSGLTMVGMPVDEEGMRLETKGEYSPTLIFTSPSHQFPYGSVLSIHRRFALLEFARQHNAWIIEDDYDSEFRYSGEPVPAMMGMQKNAPVVYLGTFSKTLFPSLRTGFMVMPKALANAAQPALGSLLRGGHRAEQRTLALFIEEGHYARHLAAMRRLYRKRYKQLRDALHAELHVPHRVLAGEGGMHLTVAIDGIDDKAVARQASQYQMAPAALSGYYLDEQQGQTGLVLGYGNTPASQFAPGIRRLQTLIMQSRGEKG, encoded by the coding sequence ATGAATATTTCAGGTGACGATTTTTACGCATTAATCAATGATGTGCTGCAACGTCGCGGTGCAGACACGCTTCAGCGATCGTTGTATCGCGGCTTGCGGGAAGCCATATTAAACGGCAGGCTGCTGGCGGAGAGCCGTTTACCGGGATCCCGCATCATCGCTGAACAGGCGGGGATTTCGCGTAACACGGTGAATGCCGCGCTGGAGCAGCTCACTCTTGAAGGCTTTTTACACCGTAATCGGCAAGGAACTCGTGTTGCTCAGGTCGGGCATCGTGATAACGTACAGTCCGCTCAGATTCTTGATATCACGCTTGCGCAGCGCGTGGCACGGCTCCCCGCGCCGACATCTCGCGCCATGCCCGTCCCAGCATTCACACCCGGCACGCCCGCGATCCACTATTTTCCCTTACCGCTGTGGCGACGTTTGTACGATCGCGTTTTACGAGAAGAAGGCAGCGCGTTGTTAGGGTATGGCGATCCGGCGGGCGAAGTGTCGCTGCGTAGCGCGATTGCCCGTCATCTGGCGCTTTCGCGTGGGATTGATTGCGACGCCAGCCAGATTGTGATTACCGAAGGCGCACTTGAAGGGGTGAACCTGTGCACTCAACTTCTCAGCGAGACGGGGGATATTGCCTGGATAGAAGATCCGGGTTACGCCGGTGCCAAAAGCGCGTTTGCGAAATCGGGCCTGACGATGGTCGGCATGCCTGTTGACGAAGAAGGCATGCGGCTTGAAACAAAAGGTGAGTACTCACCCACACTGATATTCACCTCTCCATCCCACCAGTTTCCGTACGGGAGTGTGCTAAGCATCCATCGACGATTCGCGCTGCTTGAATTTGCGCGTCAGCATAATGCCTGGATTATTGAAGATGATTACGACAGTGAATTTCGCTATAGCGGGGAACCCGTTCCAGCGATGATGGGCATGCAGAAAAATGCGCCCGTGGTCTATTTAGGGACATTTAGCAAAACACTGTTTCCCTCGCTGCGCACCGGTTTTATGGTGATGCCAAAGGCATTAGCGAACGCCGCGCAGCCCGCGCTTGGCTCGTTGCTACGCGGCGGACATCGCGCGGAGCAGCGCACGCTGGCGTTGTTTATCGAAGAGGGACATTACGCCCGACATCTTGCTGCGATGCGGCGTTTGTACCGCAAGCGGTATAAACAGCTACGCGATGCGCTTCACGCTGAACTCCACGTTCCACATCGGGTTTTAGCCGGGGAAGGGGGCATGCATTTGACCGTCGCGATTGACGGTATTGATGATAAAGCCGTAGCACGTCAGGCAAGTCAATATCAGATGGCACCCGCTGCGCTGAGCGGGTATTACCTTGACGAGCAGCAGGGGCAAACCGGTTTGGTTTTGGGGTATGGAAATACCCCTGCGTCTCAGTTTGCGCCTGGCATCAGGCGCTTGCAGACGTTAATTATGCAGTCTCGGGGCGAGAAAGGGTGA
- the acrB_1 gene encoding hydrophobe/amphiphile efflux-1 (HAE1) family protein: protein MAKHPDLLAGVRPNGLEDTPQYKIDIDQEKAQALGVSISDINTTLGAAWGGSYVNDFIDRGRVKKVYIMSEAQYRMLPNDINNWYVRGSDGQMVPFSAFSTSHWEYGSPRLERYNGLPSMEILGQATPGKSTGEAMNLMEELASKLPSGIGYDWTGMSYQERLSGNQAPALYAISLIVVFLCLAALYESWSIPFSVMLVVPLGVIGALLAATFRGLTNDVYFQVGLLTTIGLSAKNAILIVEFAKDLMDKEGKGLIEATLEAVRMRLRPILMTSLAFILGVMPLVISTGAGSGAQNAVGTGVMGGMITATVLAIFFVPVFFVVVRRRFSRKNEDVEHSHSVEHH from the coding sequence GTGGCGAAACACCCTGACCTGTTGGCCGGTGTGCGTCCCAACGGCCTGGAAGATACACCGCAGTACAAGATCGACATCGATCAGGAAAAAGCACAGGCGCTGGGCGTTTCTATCAGTGACATCAATACCACACTGGGCGCAGCCTGGGGCGGTAGCTATGTGAACGACTTCATCGACCGTGGTCGTGTGAAGAAAGTCTACATCATGTCTGAAGCGCAGTACCGTATGTTGCCGAACGATATCAACAACTGGTACGTGCGCGGTAGCGATGGTCAGATGGTGCCGTTCTCCGCCTTCTCAACCTCGCATTGGGAATACGGTTCGCCGCGTCTGGAACGTTACAACGGCTTGCCATCGATGGAAATCTTGGGCCAGGCCACGCCAGGTAAAAGTACAGGTGAAGCGATGAACCTGATGGAAGAACTCGCCAGCAAGCTGCCTTCGGGTATCGGCTACGACTGGACGGGAATGTCTTATCAGGAACGTCTGTCGGGCAACCAGGCCCCTGCCCTGTACGCCATTTCACTGATTGTGGTGTTCCTGTGTCTGGCAGCATTGTACGAGAGCTGGTCGATTCCATTCTCCGTTATGCTGGTTGTTCCGCTGGGGGTTATCGGTGCGCTGCTGGCCGCGACGTTCCGTGGACTGACAAACGACGTTTACTTCCAGGTGGGCCTCCTCACAACCATTGGCTTGTCGGCGAAGAACGCGATACTTATCGTGGAATTCGCCAAAGATCTGATGGATAAAGAGGGTAAAGGTCTGATTGAAGCGACGCTGGAAGCGGTACGTATGCGTCTGCGCCCAATCCTGATGACATCATTGGCGTTTATCCTTGGGGTAATGCCGCTGGTTATCAGCACCGGTGCAGGCTCTGGCGCACAGAACGCCGTAGGTACAGGCGTAATGGGCGGTATGATTACCGCAACCGTACTGGCTATCTTCTTCGTTCCTGTGTTCTTTGTGGTGGTTCGCCGCCGCTTCAGCCGCAAGAATGAAGACGTTGAACACAGCCACTCAGTAGAACATCACTGA
- the ylaC gene encoding inner membrane protein → MTEIQRLLTETIDDLNAREKRDNRPRFSISFIRKHTGLFLAMYAALLATLIVMLLSETLIDSVWLLIVLFVVFNAFFFFDVNPRYRYEDIDVLDFRVCYNGEWYNTRYVPSELINRILHSPNVEEEQKSKLQKMISTKGELSFYDVFTLSRPETA, encoded by the coding sequence ATGACAGAGATACAGCGCCTGCTTACTGAAACCATCGACGATCTCAATGCCCGCGAGAAACGCGATAATCGCCCGCGCTTTAGCATCAGCTTTATCCGTAAACATACTGGCCTGTTTTTGGCGATGTATGCTGCCCTCCTCGCAACACTCATCGTTATGCTATTGTCAGAAACGCTCATCGACTCGGTGTGGTTACTGATTGTTTTATTCGTCGTCTTTAACGCCTTCTTCTTCTTTGACGTTAACCCGCGCTATCGCTATGAAGATATCGACGTGCTCGATTTCCGCGTTTGCTATAACGGCGAGTGGTACAACACCCGCTATGTGCCGTCGGAGCTGATCAACCGCATTTTGCATTCGCCAAATGTGGAAGAAGAGCAAAAGTCCAAATTGCAGAAAATGATCTCCACGAAAGGCGAACTCTCTTTCTACGACGTCTTCACCCTTTCTCGCCCCGAGACTGCATAA
- the ybaJ gene encoding protein YbaJ, whose product MDEYSPKRHDIAQLKFLCESLYHDCLANLDESNHGWVNDPTSAINLQLNELIEHIATFALNYKIKYNEDNKLIEQIDEYLDDTFMLFSSYGINTQDLQKWRKSGNRLFRCFNNVSRANPVSHSC is encoded by the coding sequence ATGGACGAGTACTCGCCAAAAAGGCATGATATCGCGCAGTTGAAATTTCTCTGCGAATCCTTGTACCATGACTGCCTCGCCAATCTTGATGAAAGCAACCATGGCTGGGTTAATGATCCGACCTCTGCAATCAACTTACAGCTTAATGAGCTGATAGAGCATATCGCAACCTTCGCACTTAATTATAAAATTAAGTACAATGAAGATAATAAGCTGATTGAGCAAATTGATGAATATCTGGACGACACCTTTATGTTGTTCAGTAGTTATGGCATTAACACGCAAGACTTGCAAAAATGGCGTAAATCAGGAAATCGGCTATTCCGTTGTTTCAACAACGTCAGCAGAGCTAATCCGGTAAGTCATTCCTGTTAA
- the acrA_1 gene encoding acriflavine resistance protein A, with translation MNKNRGLTPLAIVLMLSGGLALTGCDEKQAQQGAQQAPEVGVVTLKTEPLQITTELPGRTSAYRVAEVRPQVNGIILKRNFIEGGDVKAGESLYQIDPATYQAAYESAKGDLAKAEAAARISQVTLNRYKKLLGTQYISQQDYDTAQADSQQANAAVVAAKAAVETARINLAYTKVTSPISGRIGKSSVTEGALVQNGQATALATVQQLDPIYVDVTQSSNDFLRLQKELASGALKQENGKAKVELVTNDGSKFAQEGTLEFSDVTVDQTTGSITLRAIFPNPDHTLLPGMFVRARLEEGINPTALLVPQQGVTRTPRGDASAMVVGADDKVEMRQITATQAIGDKWLVTEGLKDGDRVIITGLQKVRPGAQVKAQEVKSDEKQQAAAGGQSEQTKS, from the coding sequence ATGAACAAAAACAGAGGGTTAACGCCTCTGGCGATCGTTCTGATGCTCTCAGGCGGCTTAGCGCTTACAGGATGTGATGAGAAACAGGCTCAACAAGGAGCGCAGCAGGCACCCGAAGTCGGTGTCGTGACGCTTAAAACCGAACCTCTGCAAATCACAACAGAATTACCAGGCCGTACAAGCGCTTACCGCGTTGCGGAAGTTCGTCCTCAGGTGAACGGGATTATCCTGAAACGTAACTTCATCGAGGGTGGTGATGTAAAAGCAGGTGAGTCTCTGTATCAGATTGATCCGGCAACCTATCAGGCTGCTTACGAAAGCGCAAAAGGCGATTTGGCAAAAGCAGAAGCTGCAGCCCGAATTTCTCAGGTCACGCTAAATCGTTATAAGAAACTGCTCGGTACGCAATACATCAGTCAACAGGACTATGACACTGCGCAGGCAGATTCCCAACAAGCTAACGCTGCGGTTGTTGCCGCAAAGGCCGCTGTCGAAACTGCCCGCATTAACCTGGCGTACACCAAAGTGACCTCTCCTATCAGTGGTCGTATTGGTAAGTCCTCCGTCACTGAAGGCGCATTGGTTCAGAACGGTCAAGCGACCGCGCTGGCGACTGTCCAGCAGCTTGATCCGATCTATGTTGACGTCACGCAATCCAGCAACGATTTCCTGCGTCTGCAGAAAGAGCTGGCGAGTGGTGCACTGAAGCAAGAGAACGGCAAAGCCAAAGTGGAACTCGTGACCAATGATGGCAGCAAGTTCGCCCAGGAAGGGACGCTGGAATTCTCTGACGTGACCGTCGATCAGACCACAGGCTCCATCACCTTACGTGCCATTTTCCCGAACCCTGACCACACGCTGTTGCCAGGTATGTTCGTGCGTGCCCGTCTTGAAGAAGGGATTAACCCAACCGCACTTCTGGTACCGCAGCAGGGCGTAACGCGTACGCCACGTGGCGATGCCAGCGCAATGGTTGTCGGTGCTGATGACAAAGTCGAGATGCGTCAAATCACTGCAACGCAGGCGATTGGCGATAAATGGCTGGTGACCGAAGGTTTGAAAGATGGCGATCGCGTAATTATTACTGGTTTGCAAAAAGTACGACCTGGTGCGCAAGTGAAGGCTCAGGAAGTCAAATCTGACGAGAAACAACAAGCCGCAGCCGGTGGCCAGTCAGAACAAACCAAGTCTTAA
- the ydaF_1 gene encoding N-acetyltransferase GCN5, with protein sequence MNQFNQFGQPVGEPMNDWQPRPHPDRVALKGHYCTLTPLRPEHAEALFTAYQQAEDTRSWTWLLREPDATADEFTAWVESVCELSDPIHFTVIDNQTKSPVGTLALMRIDAKNGVIEVGHVHFSPRLSGTVMSTEAQYLLMQYVFTTLGYRRYEWKCNSLNAPSRRAAQRLGFQYEGRFRQALVIKGHNRDTDWFSIIDSEWPGLESAFQSWLAADNFTADGKQIRSLENWRESRR encoded by the coding sequence ATGAATCAATTCAATCAGTTTGGTCAGCCAGTGGGCGAGCCGATGAACGACTGGCAGCCTCGTCCACATCCGGATCGTGTGGCGCTAAAAGGGCATTATTGCACGCTCACGCCGTTACGCCCGGAACATGCTGAAGCCCTTTTTACCGCCTATCAGCAGGCTGAAGACACCCGCAGCTGGACGTGGCTTTTGCGCGAACCGGATGCAACTGCCGACGAATTTACAGCGTGGGTAGAGAGCGTTTGTGAACTGTCCGATCCGATTCACTTCACGGTGATCGACAACCAGACCAAATCACCTGTCGGCACACTAGCCTTGATGCGTATCGATGCGAAAAACGGCGTGATCGAAGTTGGGCATGTCCATTTTTCACCGCGCCTCAGCGGCACCGTGATGTCCACCGAAGCACAGTATTTACTGATGCAGTATGTATTTACTACGCTGGGATATCGTCGCTACGAATGGAAATGCAACAGCCTGAATGCGCCTTCACGCCGCGCGGCGCAACGTCTGGGGTTTCAGTATGAAGGGCGTTTTCGTCAGGCGCTGGTGATCAAGGGGCATAATCGCGACACCGACTGGTTTTCGATCATTGATAGCGAATGGCCAGGACTGGAAAGCGCATTCCAGAGCTGGCTCGCCGCCGACAATTTCACCGCCGACGGCAAGCAGATAAGATCCCTGGAAAATTGGCGCGAATCACGGCGTTAA
- the rpmJ_1 gene encoding 50S ribosomal protein L36 — translation MQVLNSLRSAKQRHPDCQIVKRKGRLYVICKSNPRFKAVQGRKKRR, via the coding sequence ATGCAGGTACTAAACTCGCTACGCAGTGCAAAACAGCGTCATCCGGATTGCCAGATTGTGAAACGCAAAGGACGCCTGTACGTGATTTGCAAATCTAACCCGCGCTTTAAAGCGGTGCAGGGAAGAAAGAAAAGACGTTAA
- the acrB_2 gene encoding hydrophobe/amphiphile efflux-1 (HAE1) family protein, which translates to MPNFFIDRPIFAWVIAIIIMLAGGLAILKLPVAQYPTIAPPAVSISAVYPGADAKTVQDTVTQVIEQNMNGIDNLMYMSSNSDSTGTVQITLTFESGTDADIAQVQVQNKLQLAMPLLPQEVQQQGVSVEKSSSSFLMVVGVINTNGTMTQEDISDYVGANMKDAISRTSGVGDVQLFGSQYAMRIWMDPNKLNNFQLTPVDVIAAIKAQNAQVAAGQLGGTPPVKGQQLNASIIAQTRLTSADEFSKILLKVNQDGSQVRLRDVAKVELGGENYDVIAKFNGQPASGLGIKLATGANALDTATAIRAELKKMEPFFPSGLKIVYPYDTTPFVKISIHEVVKTLVEAIILVFLVMYLFLQNFRATLIPTIAVPVVLLGTFAILSIFGYSINTLTMFGMVLAIGLLVDDAIVVVENVERVMAEEGLPPKEATRKSMGQIQGALVGIAMVLSAVFIPMAFFGGSTGAIYRQFSITIVSAMALSVLVALILTPALCATMLKPIAKGDHGENKKGFFGWFNRMFDKSTNHYTDSIGGILRSTGRYLLLYIIIVVGMAFLFVRLPSSFLPDEDQGVFLTMAQLPAGASQERTQKVLDEVTDYYLTKEKANVESVFAVNGFGFAGRGQNTGIAFVSLKDWSERSGDENKVEAITGRAMGTFSQIKDAMVFAFNLPAIVETGYRNGL; encoded by the coding sequence ATGCCTAATTTCTTTATCGATCGCCCCATATTCGCGTGGGTGATCGCCATCATTATCATGCTTGCAGGGGGACTGGCGATCCTGAAGCTGCCTGTCGCGCAATATCCAACGATTGCGCCGCCAGCAGTTTCGATCTCCGCCGTCTACCCTGGCGCTGATGCGAAAACGGTGCAGGACACCGTGACACAGGTTATCGAACAGAACATGAACGGTATCGATAACCTGATGTACATGTCCTCCAACAGTGACTCCACCGGTACGGTTCAAATCACCCTGACCTTCGAGTCTGGTACCGATGCGGATATCGCGCAGGTTCAGGTGCAGAACAAACTGCAGCTGGCCATGCCGTTACTGCCGCAAGAAGTCCAGCAGCAGGGCGTGAGTGTCGAGAAATCGTCCAGTAGCTTCCTGATGGTTGTCGGCGTGATCAACACCAATGGCACGATGACGCAGGAGGATATTTCCGACTACGTGGGTGCCAACATGAAGGACGCGATCAGCCGTACTTCCGGTGTTGGTGACGTGCAGCTGTTTGGTTCCCAATACGCGATGCGTATCTGGATGGACCCGAACAAACTGAACAACTTCCAGCTTACGCCGGTCGACGTGATTGCCGCCATTAAAGCGCAGAACGCCCAGGTTGCAGCCGGTCAGTTAGGCGGTACACCGCCGGTGAAAGGCCAGCAGCTTAACGCCTCCATCATCGCGCAAACCCGTTTAACCTCCGCGGATGAGTTCAGTAAAATTCTGCTGAAAGTGAATCAGGACGGTTCACAGGTTCGCCTGCGCGATGTGGCGAAGGTAGAACTGGGTGGTGAGAACTACGACGTTATTGCGAAATTTAATGGTCAGCCGGCATCCGGTCTGGGTATTAAGCTGGCAACCGGCGCAAACGCCCTGGATACCGCCACGGCGATTCGTGCTGAACTGAAGAAAATGGAACCGTTCTTCCCATCAGGCCTGAAAATCGTTTACCCGTATGATACGACCCCATTCGTGAAAATCTCCATTCACGAAGTGGTAAAAACGCTGGTTGAAGCGATCATTCTGGTCTTCCTGGTCATGTATTTGTTCCTGCAAAACTTCCGCGCGACGTTGATTCCAACCATCGCCGTACCGGTTGTTCTGTTAGGCACCTTTGCCATCCTGTCGATCTTCGGATATTCGATAAACACCCTCACAATGTTCGGGATGGTGTTGGCGATAGGCTTGCTCGTCGATGACGCCATCGTGGTGGTCGAAAACGTCGAGCGTGTGATGGCCGAAGAGGGACTTCCGCCAAAAGAAGCCACCCGTAAATCCATGGGCCAGATCCAGGGCGCACTGGTGGGTATCGCGATGGTACTGTCAGCAGTATTTATCCCGATGGCCTTCTTTGGTGGCTCGACCGGTGCGATTTACCGTCAGTTCTCCATCACCATCGTTTCTGCGATGGCGCTGTCGGTACTGGTAGCATTGATTCTGACGCCAGCGCTTTGTGCAACCATGCTAAAACCTATCGCCAAAGGCGATCACGGTGAGAACAAGAAAGGGTTCTTCGGCTGGTTCAACCGCATGTTCGATAAGAGCACGAATCACTACACCGACAGTATCGGCGGGATTCTGCGCAGCACCGGTCGTTATTTGCTGCTCTACATCATCATCGTCGTGGGTATGGCGTTCCTGTTCGTTCGTCTGCCAAGCTCCTTCTTGCCGGATGAAGATCAGGGCGTATTCCTGACGATGGCGCAGCTTCCTGCGGGTGCATCGCAAGAGCGTACGCAGAAAGTGCTGGATGAAGTGACCGATTACTACCTGACCAAAGAAAAAGCGAACGTTGAATCGGTGTTTGCGGTTAACGGCTTTGGCTTTGCGGGTCGTGGTCAAAACACCGGTATTGCGTTTGTCTCGTTGAAAGACTGGTCTGAACGTTCGGGCGATGAAAACAAAGTTGAAGCGATTACCGGCCGTGCAATGGGCACGTTCTCACAGATTAAAGATGCGATGGTGTTCGCCTTTAACCTGCCAGCGATCGTGGAAACTGGGTACCGCAACGGGCTTTGA
- the maa gene encoding maltose O-acetyltransferase, whose translation MSEEKQKMIAGELYRPSDETLRAERLQARHLIHRYNHTEPDAKSERQALLNDLLGQSEGAYIEPTFRCDYGYNIYLGKGFYANFDCVMLDVCPIIIGDNCMLAPGVHIYTATHPLDATERNSGLELGKPVTIGHNVWIGGRAVINPGVTIGDNVVVASGAVVTKDVPANVVVGGNPAKIIKTL comes from the coding sequence ATGAGTGAAGAAAAACAAAAAATGATCGCCGGAGAGCTTTACCGCCCTTCGGACGAGACCCTACGGGCAGAGCGCCTTCAGGCGCGCCATCTGATTCACCGCTACAATCACACTGAACCTGATGCGAAATCTGAGCGTCAGGCTTTGCTAAACGATTTATTAGGGCAAAGCGAAGGCGCGTATATTGAGCCTACCTTTCGGTGCGATTACGGCTACAACATTTATCTCGGCAAAGGGTTTTACGCGAACTTTGATTGCGTGATGCTGGATGTGTGCCCCATTATCATCGGTGACAATTGTATGCTGGCGCCTGGCGTGCATATTTACACCGCCACGCATCCACTGGACGCAACCGAACGCAACAGCGGCCTGGAATTAGGTAAACCCGTCACCATCGGCCATAATGTCTGGATTGGTGGACGAGCGGTGATCAACCCTGGCGTTACCATTGGTGATAATGTGGTGGTGGCCTCTGGCGCCGTTGTCACAAAAGACGTGCCTGCTAACGTGGTCGTGGGCGGCAACCCTGCCAAAATCATCAAAACACTGTAA
- the bglF_1 gene encoding phosphotransferase system, EIIC — protein MGTHEAINNIIRLVGGQGNINKVWHCMTRLRFDLIDDNKVDQNEIKKLPGVLGAQLQSDQFQVIIGPKVNSWYEQMLTVLGNNDTAAPAATKGRKSLISLFMDTVSGVFGPIVPAIAGAGMIKGLLAGLIALKVVSAKSDTVMVIDLIASGVFYFLPFFLAVSAAKIFKTNEYLAAAVAACLMYPSLIDAAKALATHQEGAVSAFWLLNAIPVSVFNYSSSVIPVIFSILALSYIHRWVDSIMPDVLKTVFTPTLTLFIGALAALVVIGPIGIWLGKGLALFIEGLFSVSASFAGLIVGAIRPVAILTGMHHAMTPIALQNFSDRGYDMLMPMMFMANMAIAGSTFAIWRLSRDRQERTVTLSAAISALLGITEPALFGVLTRYKKAFIAATVASSLASAFIAFFGVRLYGYILSSIFSLPAYIGPYFIFALAGVVMALVLSFFLTTLLVGKEQASQDV, from the coding sequence ATGGGGACGCACGAAGCGATCAATAATATTATTCGTCTGGTCGGCGGCCAGGGGAATATTAATAAAGTCTGGCACTGCATGACGCGGCTGCGCTTTGATCTCATTGACGATAATAAAGTCGATCAAAATGAGATAAAAAAATTGCCCGGTGTGCTGGGCGCGCAGCTGCAAAGCGATCAGTTTCAGGTCATTATTGGCCCGAAAGTGAACAGCTGGTATGAACAGATGCTTACCGTATTGGGCAATAACGATACGGCGGCACCGGCAGCAACCAAAGGGCGTAAGAGCCTGATATCGCTGTTTATGGATACCGTGTCGGGCGTGTTTGGTCCTATTGTCCCGGCCATCGCAGGCGCGGGGATGATCAAAGGGCTGCTGGCAGGTTTGATCGCCCTAAAAGTGGTTTCCGCCAAAAGTGATACCGTGATGGTGATCGATCTGATTGCCAGCGGCGTGTTTTATTTCCTGCCGTTTTTCCTGGCGGTATCGGCGGCGAAAATCTTCAAAACCAACGAGTATCTGGCGGCGGCCGTCGCGGCTTGCCTGATGTATCCGTCGCTGATTGACGCGGCCAAAGCGCTGGCGACGCATCAGGAAGGGGCGGTCAGCGCGTTCTGGCTACTGAATGCGATTCCCGTTTCGGTGTTCAACTACTCCTCCAGCGTGATCCCGGTGATTTTCTCGATTCTGGCCTTGAGCTATATCCACCGCTGGGTCGATAGCATCATGCCGGACGTACTGAAGACCGTATTCACGCCCACGCTAACGCTGTTTATTGGCGCTCTGGCCGCGCTGGTGGTGATTGGCCCGATTGGCATCTGGCTAGGAAAAGGGCTGGCGTTGTTTATTGAAGGGCTGTTTAGCGTGTCGGCAAGTTTTGCCGGTTTGATTGTGGGCGCGATTCGCCCGGTAGCGATCCTCACCGGTATGCACCATGCGATGACGCCGATCGCGCTGCAAAACTTTAGCGATCGCGGGTACGACATGCTGATGCCAATGATGTTTATGGCCAATATGGCGATTGCGGGTTCTACGTTCGCCATCTGGCGCTTGAGCAGAGACCGCCAGGAGAGAACCGTTACCCTTTCAGCCGCGATTTCCGCACTCCTCGGCATTACCGAACCGGCGCTGTTTGGTGTTCTGACGCGCTACAAAAAAGCGTTTATTGCGGCCACCGTTGCCAGTTCACTGGCCTCCGCGTTTATCGCGTTCTTCGGCGTGCGTCTTTACGGCTACATTCTGTCGAGCATCTTCAGTTTGCCTGCTTATATCGGCCCCTATTTTATCTTTGCACTTGCGGGCGTGGTGATGGCGTTGGTGCTGTCGTTTTTCCTGACCACGTTGCTGGTGGGCAAAGAGCAGGCTTCGCAAGACGTTTAG